In Lathamus discolor isolate bLatDis1 chromosome 1, bLatDis1.hap1, whole genome shotgun sequence, the following are encoded in one genomic region:
- the ASB13 gene encoding ankyrin repeat and SOCS box protein 13 — protein MESPESSESLRGEISFWADRTPVHEAARRGEILQLQQLIERGACVNAVTYDSITPLHEASLRGQTQCVKLLLAAGAQVDARNIDGSTPLCDACASGSIECVKVLLSHGAKVNPPLYTASPLHEACMNGSSECVQLLIDVGANLEAHDCHFGTPLHVACAREHLDCAKLLLKAGANVNAAKLHETALHHAAKVKNVDLVEMLIEFGGNIYARDNRGKKPSDYTWSSSPTAKCFEYYEKTPLSLSQLCRVTVRKAAGQRALEKIAKLNIPPRLIQYLSYN, from the exons ATGGAGAGCCCCGAGAGCAGCGAGTCTCTGCGGGGGGAGATCA GCTTCTGGGCCGACCGGACCCCAGTTCATGAAGCCGCCAGGAGGGGAGAgattctgcagctgcagcagctgataGAGCGTGGAGCCTGTGTCAATGCCGTTACCTATGACTCTATCACCCCTCTGCATGAGGCGAGCCTGCGGGGGCAAACGCAGTGTGTCAAgctcctgctggctgcaggggccCAG GTGGATGCCAGGAACATCGATGGCAGCACTCCTCTCTGCGATGCCTGTGCCTCGGGTAGCATAGAGTGTGTCAAGGTGCTGCTGTCCCATGGCGCCAAGGTGAACCCTCCCCTGTACACAGCCTCTCCTCTCCACGAAGCCTGCATGAATG GTAGCTCCGAGTGTGTGCAGCTCCTCATCGACGTGGGTGCCAACTTGGAGGCTCACGACTGCCATTTTGGGACTCCTCTACATGTGGCTTGCGCTAGGGAGCATCTGGACTGTGCCAAGCTGCTGCTCAAGGCAG GGGCTAACGTGAATGCCGCTAAACTTCACGAGACGGCCCTGCACCACGCAGCCAAGGTGAAGAACGTAGACCTGGTGGAGATGCTGATTGAGTTTGGAGGAAACATCTATGCAAGGGACAACCGAGGGAAGAAGCCGTCGGATTACACTTGGAGCAGCAGTCCCACAGCAAAGTGCTTTGAGTACTATGAAA AAACACCCCTGAGCctgtcccagctctgcagggttACAGTGAGGAAAGCAGCCGGGCAGCGGGCGCTGGAGAAGATCGCCAAGCTCAATATTCCTCCGCGGTTAATCCAGTACCTGTCCTACAACTGA